Genomic segment of Apium graveolens cultivar Ventura chromosome 7, ASM990537v1, whole genome shotgun sequence:
ttaaataaaaaagaaattaacaaaaatattaacttttctaagtttttttgcaattttaatattttctgaaaatatatataaaaatattattaaattaaaatcACCCATATATGTAGCTAGTTGAATCAAGTTTTTTTGGTTACATTTTAGATTGCATGGAGTTGAGAAACTGATCGAGATTATATCTAGTTGAATCGAATGACAGAAGATTAtaatttttgcaaaaatattatgaaaaatagaatttttgtaatttttttcaaaatataattatgtttttacaaatatatttttgaacttGGATATTATTCAAAAAAAGTATTAAAGAGAAGATAATATGATTGATAAAGAATTCTACTCCCTATGTAGTAACCATTTCTTTACACTTTTTTTGTAATGTCCTTTTAATGGCTTACATTATAAATTTTTTTGATTTtagtaaaattttaaaaatataaaaaataaatccataattaaatataAACAAATGGACCAAATGTAAATAAATGGTTGAGACGAGGGAGTAAAAATTTATAAGAGGTTAAGATATGACTTGACCCTTCACCTTGCACAAAAAAGTTTGGGCCAACATAAACAAGAAATAATTTAGTCATGCAAATTTGGAATTGTAATGAGATTGAGTGTCCACTGTCCAGTGTCCTTAGCAGAGTAAATGCTTTTCAGTAAAATACGGATGAAGGAATTACAATTTAGATATTTTTGACCCACATGGAACAACTTTGTAATTAACCGCTGGGCTAGTCTCTTGGCTTATTTAAGAGCTGGGAGTGAGCATAGCTAACTCATAACATCTTACACAAAATGGGTTCCAAAACTCTTTTCTTCATTGCTCTCTTATCCTTCTCTGCAATCTCTGCTTTTGCAGATGAAGTTGAAGAGGTTGCTTCAGCTGGTCCAGGCCTTGTCATGAACTTTTACAAAGATTCATGTCCACAGGCTGAAGATATCATCAAAGAACAAGTCCAGCTTCTTTACAAGCGCCACAAGAACACTGCTTTCTCTTGGCTCAGAAACATCTTCCATGACTGTGCTGTTCAGGTATATAAAATACATGCACCATCCATTATTATGTACAGTATTACACacattatatatatttttagcTAACTGTTTCGAAATCCTGGTTCCGCCACTATTGACACCTACATGTTTACTGATTTATGTTTTGTGGGTAATTTCAGAGATGTGATGCTTCATTGTTGCTGGACTCAACAAGGAGGACTCTGTCTGAGAAAGAAACAGACAGGAGCTTTGGCCTCAGAAATTTCAGATATATTGAAACTATTAAAGAAGCTGTGGAGAGAGAGTGCCCCGGAGTTGTTTCCTGTGCTGATATTCTTGTTTTATCTGGTAGAGATGGCATTGTTGCTGTAAGTTACCTACCTTTTCTCCTTTCCTATACTTCAGTTATTGTGCTTTTCAAGATAAATTCTCCATTTTCCTGATCTAGTACTTTAAATTCCAATTAGGTAATTATTGTTGAACTGTGTTTTCTTCTGTCAGGGTATTAGATCTCTTAAAGCTTCCATTGTTAAACAGATTTGATTATTGCACCCTTGTCTGAAACTAACCAGATTTGGACTGTTACTTGAATTTTGTTATCTTATCCATATGCTAACAAACATGATTGTTTTGCAGCTTGGAGGCCCACACATCCCTCTTAAAACAGGAAGAAGAGATGGAAGAAAAAGCAGAGCAGATATACTAGAGCAATACCTCCCTGACCACAATGAAAGCATGACTGTTGTTCTTGACAGATTTGCTGCCATGGGAATTGACACTCCTGGACTTGTTGCCTTGCTAGGATCTCACAGTGTTGGAAGAACTCATTGTGTGAAGTTGGTTCACAGATTATACCCTGAGGTCGACCCTGCCTTGAACCCTGGTCATGTTGAGCACATGCTACACAAGTGCCCTGACCAGATCCCAGACCCAAAGGCAGTACAGTATGTGAGAAATGACAGAGGTACCCCTATGATTCTGGACAACAATTACTACAGAAACATATTGGACAACAAGGGACTGTTGATAGTGGATCATCAATTAGCCACTGATAAGAGAACCAAGCCATATGTGAAGAAAATGGCTAAAAGCCAAGATTATTTCTTCAAGGAATACTCAAGAGCCATCACTAAACTTACTGAGAACAATCCTCTCACTGGCACTGAGGGTGAGATCAGATTGCAATGCAATGTTGCTAACAAGCATCATTAAATCTAGTTGTTGCTAAGCAATAGCTTTGTGTATTGAAAGAAGCCAAAACCTCTACTTTTTCATGCCATGTGCATGGAACTTAAAGATGGTTACAAAATAAATTTGGCTATTTCTATATGGCTTTTTGCTAAGCTTTTTAAGCCCTGGATTTCTCTGGGCTAGCTCTGTTGTTTTAATGTAGATTTCCCTTCTTGTTAGTTTGATCTGTTATGGGTACTGTGAATGTTGAGATGTATGTATAGATGGTTGGATGGATGGTGATGAAGGGTGTATTGATGCATTGCTTTTTCTTTATGATGAATGCTTTATGCAAGTTATAATTAGTGTATCATCTTTTCATTCCTGGTAAGCGGGTTGAAATCTCATGATCCAAAGAGCATTTGATGCACATTCTTAGACCCCCATTGGCTTTGAAAACTATAAAAACAGGTTAAATTTAACTGAATCATACACTGGGAAACCAGTGAAAAAGTTGAGTCGAGCACATTTGTGCAAAGGTGGTGACTGATGAGGACTGGGGACCCATGGAGGTGAGATAAGATTCCGATACATAATCTAATTTGACTTTATCCAAAGCCCAAACGCAAACGTTACAAATAATATAATGGATGGTAGGTACAGATTTGTAATTATGATGTATAGACAAAAGGGGGACCTTCTTTATGAATTAGGAGATGGGCCTTGTTGTTGAAGTTTTCTGAAACAATTCAATACTATATGACAAATTGACAAGCAATGAAGTTGCATGCCTGCACAATATACATAAATAATTCAGAAACAATAATACATCTTGCTATTAAACTTGTACATCTCTTATTGTTGTTCGATATTGACAAAACATGTGTGCATTTTTTGCGGTAATTAGGATATTTTTTATAGACAAATGTTTATCTAATTATGCTATAATTAAAAAAGGAGAACCATTTGGAAGAAAGTATGAGGAGGATGAAACCaattttcaaaaaataatgtGAGGACTCGAACAACCAACCAAGTACGAAAAGGATCTGAAAAACACAGACTAAATAACGATTTAGTTTGAAGGGGAAGGTTGTAGAGTTGTAATTTTCTTCCGAGTTTCTGGACTTGATAATTGAGGTATTATATTTGTAGCCTTTTAATTTTGTGAAACTGTTCTTTTCTTCAATTCCTCAGAACTACAACAAAAGCAAGTGAATTTGAAATGTGAAGGCAATAAAAGCAACACACGACACTCTAAGTTAAGCGCGAGTACCCCTTTATCTGCACTC
This window contains:
- the LOC141675274 gene encoding peroxidase 42; the encoded protein is MGSKTLFFIALLSFSAISAFADEVEEVASAGPGLVMNFYKDSCPQAEDIIKEQVQLLYKRHKNTAFSWLRNIFHDCAVQRCDASLLLDSTRRTLSEKETDRSFGLRNFRYIETIKEAVERECPGVVSCADILVLSGRDGIVALGGPHIPLKTGRRDGRKSRADILEQYLPDHNESMTVVLDRFAAMGIDTPGLVALLGSHSVGRTHCVKLVHRLYPEVDPALNPGHVEHMLHKCPDQIPDPKAVQYVRNDRGTPMILDNNYYRNILDNKGLLIVDHQLATDKRTKPYVKKMAKSQDYFFKEYSRAITKLTENNPLTGTEGEIRLQCNVANKHH